The following is a genomic window from Synergistaceae bacterium.
CGGAGTCCTCCTGAAGATGATGCTTTTCCCGAAGCGTTCAACGGATAACAGGCTGATAATCTCTGTTGCGGTTCTGTTCGGGTTCTGCGGAGTGTGCGAGATTCTCGGAGTGTCGCCGCTTCTGGGCTGTATGTTCATGTCGACGGTCTACATCAACATCACTGACGATGACAAGCTCTTCAAGCAGATTAACACCTTCAGCCCTCCGTTCCTGCTTCTGTTCTTCGTGAGGTCGGGAGTCAGCTTCGACCTTGCTGCTCTCACAGGCGGAGGAAGCGCAGGAGGTACGTCTCTCCTGATGCTCGGAGTTGTGTACTTTCTTGTGAGAATCGCGGGAAAATATGCCGGAGCTTTCTGGGGCTGCCTGATGACCGGCAAGGATAAGCTCGTGCGCAACTATCTCGGTCTAGCGTTAATCCCGCAGGCAGGAGTCGCAATAGGCCTCGCGGAACTCGGAGCACGGACATTGGGCGGAGACATGGGCAGTGCGTTGCGGACGGTTATTCTGGCCTCGAGCGTCCTCTACGAGCTCATAGGCCCGGGCTGTGCGAAACTCTCGCTGTCGTTGTCGCACTCTTACGACGCAGACGCAGAACCTGAGCGCGTTATTTCACCGCAGGAAGAGGACAGGCACATAGTGAACCTGCTCATAGAGAGGATACGCGAGATTCAGAGCGAACTTCCCGAACACCCGCAGGCCGTACCTGTTCAGGCGAACAACAAC
Proteins encoded in this region:
- a CDS encoding cation:proton antiporter — translated: MNYLHGGSPASVGIITVAIMLLFGFALTRITKLLKLPNVTAYIVTGILIGPYCLNLVPSIVVEYTTFLPNVALAFIAFSTGQFFRVSALRGNGAKVLVITVLEALAASAFVFIAAFFVLRLDLAFSVVLAALASATAPASTMMTIRQTGAHGDFVNTLLQVVALDDVVGLLAYSIAISIALASTASGADFEFRNIVLPLLINLASIIIGALLGVLLKMMLFPKRSTDNRLIISVAVLFGFCGVCEILGVSPLLGCMFMSTVYINITDDDKLFKQINTFSPPFLLLFFVRSGVSFDLAALTGGGSAGGTSLLMLGVVYFLVRIAGKYAGAFWGCLMTGKDKLVRNYLGLALIPQAGVAIGLAELGARTLGGDMGSALRTVILASSVLYELIGPGCAKLSLSLSHSYDADAEPERVISPQEEDRHIVNLLIERIREIQSELPEHPQAVPVQANNNVQGAHTIARHLHSNNTNYH